Below is a genomic region from Primulina eburnea isolate SZY01 chromosome 9, ASM2296580v1, whole genome shotgun sequence.
TAATAGAATAATAACTCGGTAAGATCATGCCATGGGAGGTAAGCTCGGCCATGGGAGGTCGGCACAACCCTTCACAAAATAACAACTCGGTAAGATCATGCCGTGGGAGGTAAGCTCGGCCATGGGAGGTCGGCACAACCCTTCACAAAATAATAACTCGGTAAGATCATGCCGTGGGAGGTAAGCTCGGCCATGGGAGGTCGGCTTAActtttcaataaaataataactctGTAATATCATGCTGTGGGAGGTAAGCTCGGCCATGGGAGGTCGCGCTGAGGGAGAtcggctcggccatgggaggtAAGCTCGGCCATGGGAGGTCGGAACAACCCTTCACAAAATAATAACTCGGTAAGATCATGTCGTGGGAGGTAAGCTCGGCCATAGGAGGTCGGCTTAActtttcaataaaataataactctGTAATATCATGATGTGGGAGGTAAGCTCGACCATGGGAGGTCACGCTCTGGGAGCTCGGCTCGGCCATAGGAGGTCGGCTGAACTTTTTAATAGAATAATAACTCGGTAAGATCATGCCATGGGAGGTAAGCTCGGCCATGGGAGGTCGGCACAACCCTTCACAAAATAACAACTCGGTAAGATCATGCCGTGGGAGGTAAGCTCGGCCATGGGAGGTCGGCTTAActtttcaataaaataataactctGTAATATCATGCTGTGGGAGGTAAGCTCGGCCATGGGAGGTTGCGCTGTGGGAGCtcggctcggccatgggaggtCGGCTGAACTTTTCAATAGAATAATAACTTGGTAAAAACAAAACATTTCTGAGCTCGGCTCGACCATGGGAGCTCGGCCAGCCACTTAACCATAATGACCGGGTAAAAATAAAATAGTGATGAGCTCGGCTCGGCCATAGGAGCTCGGTCAGCCATTTAGCCATAACTTTGAACCGTAAAATTTATGCTGAGCTGAGGTGAGCTATGAGACTCCTGAACCGAGTGTGGGTGAGGACCCCTGTCATGCTGGGAATAGCCAAGaagaggtgagctctgggctcctgactgagggtgaaaatccttttcatacttggcgtgaccaagatgaggtgagccaTGGACTCTTgaactggctgagggtgaaaacccttatcatacttggcgtgaccaagatgaggtgagctctgggctcctgaactgactgagggtgaaaacccttatcatacttggcgtgaccaagatgaggtgagctctgggctcctgaactggctgagggtgaaaacccttatcatacttggcgtgaccaagatgaggtgagctctgggctcctgaactgactgagggtcaaaacccttttcatacttggcgtgaccaagatgaggtgagctctgggctcctgaactgactgagggtgaaaacatTATTCATACTTGGCGTAACCAAGACGAGGTGAGCTCCGGGGCTTCTGCAAGACACCcgtgaaaacccttatcatacttggcgtgaccaagatgaggtgagctctgggctcctgaactgactgagggtgaaaaccattatcatacttggcgtgaccaagatgaggtgagccctgggctcctgaactggctgagggtgaaaacccttatcatacttggcgtgaccaagatgaggtgagctctgggctcctgaactgactgagggtgaaaacccttatcatacttggcgtgaccaagatgaggtgagccctgagctcctgaactggctgagggtgaaaacacttatcatacttggcgtgaccaagatgaggtgagctctgggctcctgaactgactgagggtcaaaacccttttcatacttggcgtgaccaagatgaggtgagctctgggctcctgaactgactgagggtgaaaaccctattcatacttggcgtgaccaagatgaggtgagcttgGGCTCCTGAattgactgagggtgaaaaccctattCAAACTTGGCGTAACCAAGACGAGGTGAGCTCCGGGGCTTCTGCAAGACACCcgtgaaaacccttatcatacttgacgtgaccaagatgaggtgagctctgggctcctgaactgactgagggtgaaaaccattatcatacttggcgtgaccaagatgaggtgagccctgggctcctgaactggctgagggtgaaaacccttatcatacttggcgtgaccaagatgaggtgagccctgggctcctgaactggctgagggtgaaaacccatATCATatttggcgtgaccaagatgaggtgagtccggggctcctgaactggctgagggtgaaaacccttatcatacttggcgtgaccaagatgaggtgagctctgggctcctgaactgactgagggtcaaaacccttttcatacttggcgtgaccaagatgaggtgagctctgggctcctgaactggctgagggtgaaaacccttatcatacttggcgtgaccaagatgaggtgagccctgggctcctgaactggctgagggtgaaaacccttatcatacttggcgtgaccaagatgaggtgagccctGGGCTCCTATACTttgcgtgaccaagatgaggtgagccctgggctcctgaactgactgagggtcaaaacccttttcatacttggcgtgaccaagatgaggtgagctctgggctcctgaactgactgagggtgaaaaccctattcatgcttggcgtgaccaagatgaggtgagcttgGGCTCCTGAattgactgagggtgaaaaccctattCAAACTTGGCGTAACCAAGACGAGGTGAGCTCCGGGGCTTCTGCAAGACATGGTGAAAACCCGTGTAAGCTTCAATAATTTTGGAAGAAAATGTGTAATTTTAATAATGTAACTGAATATAGCATCGAATCCTAAGGTCTTTTCTACAAAAGTAACTgacaaaataaaagaaattaaagGTATAATATCTAAGTGATGTTATTGCGGAGGTTGTAAGCATTCCATGGCCTCTTCAATTTCTTCTCTGCCAGATCTTCGAAGTAGTAGGCATCCGAACTAAGCTTTCCCATCAACTTGAATGGTCCTTCCCATCTTGGATCTAACTTTCCCACGTCCACATCTTGAACCTTCTTCCAAACTAAGTCTCCCACTTGAAAGCCCATCTGAATGACCTTTCTATTGTAAGATTGGGTTGTGCGTCTCTTGTAAGCTTCCATCCTTATGGCCGCGGCTTCCTGCTTTTCTTCCAAGAAATCTAAGTCCGCCGCTCGCCTCTCACTGTTTCGCTCATAATAGAATATTACTCGGGAGGTCTCTTCGTCATCTCTGCCGGGAGCACTGCCTCATTTCCATAAACTAAGCTGAAAAGCGTCTCCCTGATGCCAATCTTCGGAGTGGTTATGTACGACCATAGCATGCTTGGGAGCTCTTCCACCCAATTTCTTTTTGAATTCTCACATCTACGTCTTTGCTCAATGTTCCCACAGACAGCGCCAATTGATATTGCTGAAATCGGTGATGCTAACTGGGAGGTCAGATCCTTGCTTGGAGAGTTCGGATCAAACCTTGGAACGCTGGCAGGAAAGTCGGCACGTCACTCGGGGAGCTCGGATTGGACTTGCAAGAATGAGCGGGGAGCTCGGATTTGTACTTGCAAGAATGAGCGGGGAGCTCGGATTTGTACTTTTAGGGAGCTCGGGTCAGATCTCCGAAATCTGAAAGCACAAACAAGAGTGTGAGAAGGGGGCCGGAAGGTTGttccggcgtagcccctccgacgctcaagtcagagaacaGAAAACCGAGAGGATAATGTGTGTGCTGAGAGAATGTGAATATATGAATTAATAAAACAATGAAcggaacctggtatttataggagaacaaTAGAGTCCTAGTTTGGCAGATTAGGATCCTCAGAATCTTCGAAAGATTTGATTAGATCTTGCCCAGATTTGGTTTAGATATCGTGCCAGATTTGATTAGATCTTTGATGGGCTTTACCTTTCTGGGCTTTGATCTCTGTGGGCTACGCACTTAATATCTGAGTAAGAGCTCTCGTAGATATGAGCCCACCTGAATCCAGGACCTTATGGGAGCTCGGCTCGGGAGCTCGGCCGAGAATCTCCAATCGTCCCGATATCACCTTCTTGGAGGTCGGCCAGGGAGGTCGGCTTGGGAGCTCGGCTGACCTTTCCGATCGTCGTAACTGCTGATATGGGAGGTCGGACAAGGATGACCTTGGGAGGTCGGCATGGGAGGTCGGCTGACCTCCCCGATCGACGGAACTGCTGTTATAGGATGTCGGCTCGGTGGGAGGTCGACTGACCTCCCGATCTACGGAACTGCTGTTATGGGAGGTCGGCTGGGATGACCTCCCAGATGACCTCTCGCGCTTCCCTGAATGCCGAGTTCTCAACTAGATGGGCTACCGAGAGCGGGCCGAGCCCATCCTCAATCCGGGGGTATCAAACCGGTTAGGTTGTTCAAGTCCTTCTGCAGAAACAAACGGCTCATGCTCCTGAAAACACGAGCAAATGCCTCAATTCGTGTCCCTTTTCTTCCACAATTATATCAAGAAAAACACATTGAACACCAGCATTTGGCGAATGCATATGTATATGACTaggtttcatgtgagaccgtctcacagattaagatctgtgagacgggtcaaccctattcatactcttagcataaaaaataatatttttttgtggatgacccaaataagatatccttctcacaaataagatccgtgagaccgtctcacacaagtttttgcatatatatatatatatatatattatatatatatatatatagagcaatgatatcctgcacacctcTTCCCTGCACACCTATGGGCGCCTGCCTACGTGGCACGTCCACAACcacacaaaattttttgttttgttttttttttaaaaagttgaCCAATCATGCACCGCCACCTAGGCGGTGCTCATGATACTCTGCACACATGGTGTGCAGGGTAACAAATTCCATATATGAGCAatgatatcctgcacacctcTTCCCTGCACACATATGGGCGCCTGCCTACGTGGCACGTCCACAACcacacaaaattttttgttttgttttttttaaaaaaaagttgacCAATCATGCACCGCCACCTAGGCGGTGCTCATGATACTCTGTACACATGGTGTGCAGGATAACAAATTCCATATATGAGCAatgatatcctgcacacctcTTCCCTGCACACCTATGGGCGCCTGTGTGTGTCTAAAGAGAAAGGCCGTGGGATATAACAATTGGtatcatgttttatgatttggtATTTAATTCGATGAATATTTTACATCatctgtataattttttttatttgattatttaattaaaatataacataagGAGATTTGcggcaaaaataaaaatatgaatataCTACATTTGGAATCTAAGAATAACTAATTCTTCTGTTAAATTCCTTGATTATATGATACAAGTAATTAGaagaaaaatatcaattttgtactcgtgagtttttgtaattaattgaCAGAGGTAGTTTTTTGTATAAAATTTATGTATCACATATTTTTTGtcttataattatataaaaataatgtaAACAGTGTCACGATATAGACCGCATAGCGCAGTGGATTAGCGCGTTTGACTTCGGATCAAAAGGTCGTTGAGTTCGATTCTCACTGTGGTCAATTTAGCTCTTTTTtcctaaattttatttaattatttataaacaGTAAATAAATGGGCACAAATCAAATTCAAGTTTATTGTTGGACACGAGACAATTCTGAAAACGCTACTTTTTTCTTAACACGATTACATATTATGttagaaaaaataatattaaccCTTTTTCAGTGAACAGTAGGGATTAACTAAAACATATTCAAAATAGATTAAGCTTGTCTTAGCAAACTCAAAGGTCGTGTTTAGATTACAGAAGATATTTGATTAGACGATTAATTTGaataatatatttcaaatgatatacatttTTTTGTGGATTTCAAATATTTCGTAATCACATGTGCATTTGTATAATTTAAGAATCATTCATGTATATATTCATCAAGGTAAATCATATGAATTTGAAAACTATAGCTTCAAAAAatgtgtatatataatatatagattTATGAAAAATctgaatattaaaatatatttatttacacGCAATGACGCAAAACAAAAAATGCCGAGGAAGACTCGTGCCACAAAATTTGGTGGCCATAGAGGGAGGCGACAAATGTAATTTTAACACTTCCATCCACTTTCATTACCATTTTTCTCACCTTCGCATTTCTCATCGTCGGCGCCGCCCTACGCCGTCGTCATCGCTTCCGCCACCATCGTTACCCTGCCGCAGCACCTTCACATGCTTCTGCAGTCGCTGAAACTGTGTTGTTCCACGTTTTTTGTCGCTCTTCCTGACCCTTGTTGAATCACAGATTCGATTGATTATTTCACTCTTAAACAAATTGGCAAGTATCAAGCTAATTTACCGCCTGCTTTCCTTTTTCGTGTAAAACTTTACCCTGCTGGATTGCTTTCTTTTTTTCGGTTTGCAAGGATCTAGGGTTTTTCTCGACATTATAGAGTAGAGGTATCGTATCAAAATAAGAGACTCTATCCTTTCTTATTGTCATAGAGTAAAGGTTAAATTTTGAATCTGTATGCTGTGGCTAGTCGGATAATTGGATGTACTATTTTGTTCGCTTGGATTATAGGTGTGTTCCTCTGGTTCTTcattcttgacatagtagatgTTTTATTATTCTTTTGGATCTGTTGATGGTGTTGTGTCGCTCGGATTTATTTTTTCGTATGGTTTTGTTTAATTCCACCGAATTTATAGTAATCTATTCTCTCTAGGGTCAGCATGAGGTGAAAAAGTGCATTTGACTTCTATATCAATTCTTTAATAAAGTATTAGAGAATTTTGTCATCTACTTTTATGGATTCTATTATTGGATTTGCAATTAGTGCGATTCatgatttgaaaaaaaaaaaatatgacgaGGAGAGAAATTGTTGTTACCAATCAGGCATTCGATAGATCATGCCGATCTTCAAGGTTCTGCCTCAACCACAGGAGTTGATAAAACTTCTCTGTAAACTTGATCACCATAGCATCACATCAGTGCACATGGAGAATGATGGTCTTCGACTTATGAGATGTGGCCGTTAATGGTTGGTTGTGTGATAAACTAGCTTTTTCCGTGCATTATTTGCTTGGATTTCTAGTGTGTCAATATGTTGTTTCTTCccaaaagaaatattttataaaaatgtcACGACCTCAATCTCATGGTTGCAGTTTTATGTTGCTTGTTTAGGAATGAAGAGAACGACATATTACGAAGCTGTAGCTCAGGTGCTGGATCAATGGCCTATCAAGAAAGCACTCACATACTCTGATGTCGATATCACCCATCCATTTCTGACATTGTCTCGGCAGCAAGTTGAGGCTCATATCGTGGTGTATATGACTCCTCAACAGGAGGAACATTTAAGAGCTGAAGGCCAAGTGAATTTTaatgcacaagatgatgatactGGTGAAATGTATGTGATGAAACTGAAATGGCGTGGAAGCTATTACAATCTCATTGGAAAATGGGGAAAAGTTGTCCGAGGGAAGGGACTTGAAGTTGGGCAGGAAATCAAACTTGGGTGGTTTAATGGCTGTTTGCACTTTTCAGTTCCGCAACAGCAGATTGTTACAGCGCCACCAATCCGAGCTGTTACAACACATATGATGCAGGATCACTGGCCTATTAAGAAGGTATTGACACCTTCTGATGTGGATCCTAATCATCCTTTCCTTCCGTTGCCTCGCAAATCTGTTGAGGACCATATTCTCATGCACTGGACGCCGGAAGAAAGAGATAGTTTGAGAAAGGTAGAGCAGGTATCCATAACTGCACGAGATTATGATACCGGTGATGCTCATGACATGAAATTGAAGTGGCGAGGAAATTATTATAATCTTATTGGAAAGTGGGCGAACATAATAAGGCATAAAGGGCTCGGTGTTGGCCAAGAGATTAGAATACGATGGGTGAATAACTGCTTATACTTCTCAGTTCCAGAGGAGCGCTATGTCCCAGCATCATCGGGACACGATATCTGGCCTGTTAAAAAAGCTCTCACATTGTCCGATGTGGATACCAATCATCCTTTCCTTACTCTTCCCGGTAAAGCAGTCGAAGACCATATTCTTTTCTATTGGACACCCCAAGCTCGAGAACAATTGAGGAACGAACATCAAGTTGGTATTAATGCTCGGGATGATGATACTGGTGATTTGTATGTGATGAAACTGAAATGGCGTGGAAGTTATTACAATCTAATTGGTAAATGGGGTAAAATCATTAGAGAGAAGGGGCTCCAGGTGGGGAGAGAGATCAGGGTACGCTGGGACAATGGCTGCTTGATCTTTTCTGTTCCTCAATGACGGGTTCATTTTGTGCAGATATAGGTACGACAAAAGCACTTTTGCTAAAACAGATGCGTTTGGATACACTTTTTTTGTTTCAAAACAGAAGCCAGAAGCTACAAAATCGGGCTTTTGAGATTTTACAGTTAGGGCACAAGTTTATTTTTACTACTTTATCCAAACATGGAACTATTTTTAACTTTCTGAAAAAAAGCAATTTAAATAGTTTGCTTAAGAAAGCCTTGATTAATTGTATTGCAAAATCTCTAGATTGTCTTTATCTGTTAACTGTTAATTATTACCATTTATCATGCTGTGCTCGATCAAACTTACTTGTTAGCTTTGTTTGTCCAGACTGCTAATGACTGGTGCATGAGTTTTACGAGAAGTTAAACATTTACCAAGTTAAATATCACAGACCTGTGGATTCTTTAGAATCATTCTATACTAGTTTAAATTTTAGTGTCCTTTGATCATTCTTCAATGTTTCTGTTTTATCGTATTATGCTCTTGATAGATATTGGTATGCCTTTCAGTTATCCCCTGATTATACTCTGTGATATTGTGGTGTTCTTTGttatgtattatttttaaaCGTTGAAGGTACTATCTTGGTTTAGCATGGAATAAAATTGGATAACACGTCCATGGAATAAAATTGGATAACACGTCCATCTGGATTATGGGAAATTTTAGGCTTGACATCATATGTCTAACATCATAAGTTTATTGCATTTTGCAGGTAGTTGTTTTCAGACTTGGAAGTTCTTACTCACGGTACTCTCTCCAGTTCCAAACCAGCTGTTTTGGTGCAAGTGTTATCGGAAAGGATTGCATTCTCTACCTGCGTTCCACAAATGAGATATCTGCACTGACTTCTGTTTGTCGATATACAAATGTGGTATCTTTggtaataattttatttctcaAGAACAAAAAAAACCAGGGTAGTGGATCGGCAGTTGATTAGATAGTACTTTGCATATTTTCATTCGTCAGATTTTAGTGTAGGACTATTACAGTTACCCAGACCGTTTTAGAGACCGCTTGAACTTTGTGATCAGAATTCAGAAGACGGAGTCTACCTTTTCCTGATCCTGGACATTGGTAAATACGGACGAGTTAGATGCGTGGTCAGGTTTCAAGAAGGGAATTATGTACATTCTTTATACATACATTCATCGTCTTTCTTAATCAGTGCTTGTATACCTTATTTGCTCTTGTTCATTTTCCTTTGGGACTTTAGTTGCTTTCCTTGTTCGATACATTATCATATTCCCAGCCTACTATGGTTCTACTATATCTGAAGCCAAACGATTTAGCATTGAAAAATTCAGATTTTCAACATGagttttatgaaaaatattcatTATCTTATTTCACGAAGCAAATGGATCAAAGTTCTCTTTTGAGGCGATATTGCTTATCCTTTTAACAAAgataaaaacttatgtgagacggtctcacgggtcatatttgtaagacgaattttttatttaggtcataatgaaaaagtattattttttatgtcaagagtattactttttattgtgaatatgtgtagggttgatccgtctcacagattaagatccgtgagacggtctcacatgagacacactcttTAACAAAAGTAACATCTTTATAATCTATGAGCTGTAATTATGGTGTCACACAACACATTTGAGTTAGCCAAACATATGCTGTGGTGGATAAATGATTTGTCCTGATTGCTGATAATAATAGAAAAACATTAAACTCTTGTGGAACTAAAATCCTCTTTCCAACTAGAAAATGCCTGTCATGGTTGTTGCATCGTAACTTCAACTAAATTTGTGGATTTTAAATGCAAGAAATTTAATTCTTAGACATGGGATTGGCTAATTTAATGGCACCAAACCCCCTCTCCCCTTTCAAATTCACAATTCTTGctgttaaattttaaatcttgcCTAACTTGTACACGCTATTTTGAGAAAAAAGGATTGGTGCATTAGTTACCAATTATTGAAGTGTAAGTACTTTGGATCATAATGAATGAATTAAAGCTTACCCTAAAAGAATAAGTCGTACTGaactaaataatttaaataagaaaaattggttaatctttatttttttttaagaatttagTAAGATTGGATTTTAAAATCAATATTTCAAAGGTcttcaaatatatattttaaaatacactGGATTTCAAAGTTGATAAACCATTGAAATATACATAATGGATTAAGACGTGTATTGTTGAATGCACacacaaaattaaatgcatgtCATGTTCAAAagtttatattttgttaaataaaatttcagaCGTGCGTAAGCATTATATACATttataatttgaatttaaataataaattccaCCATTACAATATTTAAAGTTAATGGCATGAAATTTCTAACTACACTATTCATGGATAttgtattataattataataagtatatatattaataaattatgCCGACAATCTAAAAGTTTAAAACATGCATGTCCAAAGATAAATTAATATATCTATGTTATCATACTAAACAAGAACTTCTTGTACTAAATGAATTTGAAGTGGTCTTGTTACATCAATAAAATAAagccaaaaacttgtgtaagacactctcacgggtcgtatttgtgagacgggtctcttatttggatcatcaatgaaaaaatattattttttatgctaaaaatattaccttttattgtgaatgtgggtagggttgacccgtctcacaaaataagatccgtgagacggtctcacttgAAACTCACTCtaaattctaaaataaaatactaaCACATTATCtcttataaattatatatttaatatcatTGCTCAGTGTgattcaaataataattaaaatataacaaagTAATCACAAATCTTCTATATAAAAAAGCAACTTAcatatatacatgcatataatatccaGTGCGCGGGGAGCCACATACATGTATATCCCGGCTAAAGCTCGGGTGAccctatttttttaaaaaatatatatgtaaattttgtataattttggaataatatgatattagtctGGATAtattactttaaaatattaaaatattctaaagtttaaaattttagttctAGCACATCACAACCATATTTAATAACATATATAGGTTGATGATAGATCAAAATTACACCAGGTAAAATGTGTAAAACAGAAAAATACGAGGGAGCAGCCCAAGTCTTTTGTTTGAGTGAAAATAAATTCCATGTTTTAAAACTTGCGAAGAAGATGATTTCCaaacattaaattaaatataaaaataaaagtgtgtacTCTCCTGTATTAATTTTGAAGTTTGTATGACAGAATCTTACGTTGAGCGACAATCTTTTTGGGACAAATGCGCTTGCATCTGCAGTTGTTGTGGGCTGTCAACTCTAATCTAAAAGCCGCACCTTTTTCACCTCATAAGATGCCGACTTTTgtgtagagagagagagagagagagagagagagaccgAAGCAAGAATccaaatcgagaaaagggtgcATTCAAGAAAGAAGAATAGGATAGATAGAACAAACCCTAGAGAAAACGGGAGCGAACCCTTGATTTTTTTGTCACTGGGTGGGCTTTATTTTGCATTATCCAGATCTTTATTCGCAGTTCTTGAAGGTTAGCATTCGATTTTTTTTTGCAATTATTTTCGCAATTTATGTTCGATTTGATCTGGATTCATGAAATGTGGATATATGCTTATATGTGTGAATAGTGGGGGATGGTGAAGGAATATTAGTTTAGGGAATTGAATCTAGCTTGCATTTTATTCCGAGGTTTGCAAAAGAGGCCCTTTTATATTTTGTATTGGTTTTGCTATTGCTTCATCTTCAGCTGGAAATAATGGAAGCCGTGTGACGGGTTACTGCTACTTTTGAGCTTTGGGCAATTTTGCATGATGTTTTTTAATTGATAGGTGCGGGACTGTATCCGGTTTACTTCACTGACTGCAATACTTGTATGGTAATGTAAATTACGATATTGTGGTTGGTGCTTTATTGGATAAAAAGCCTGAGTTGATCTGTTGTTTTTCAGGTATAATGTTGGTCTGTTGGAAAGTTTGTAGTTAAATGGTTTTCAGGAATGAGGGAACGGATAAATTTTAGGATTAAATTTACACATGCTATTTGTGGATTATAGTTAAAGTAAAATCATAATGCTAAAATGCAATTTCATTGAGATACTAACCTTGTTTGTCGTTTTGTTTCAGGAATTGGCTTCTTCTGCTATGGCAAACAACAAAGGACCATCAAGCATTAGAAGTGTGATGTACACTGGAAAGAACACTTTACTACCTCCTAAAAGTCCGTATCCCAGCATATCCTCGGGGTACACCGACTACGTTCCCGCTTCTGCAACTGGTCCGAAAGCTGCTCCAAGGCCTAGAGAAGGAAATGCACACCATCAGCGAACCTCCTCTGAGAGTTATTTGATGGAGGAGCAACCTTCTTGGCTTGATGAACTCCTCAATGAGCCAGAAACTCCCGTGCGGAGAGGAGGTCATCGTCGCTCATCAAGTGATTCATTTGCATATTTTGACGCAAATAATGTTGGAAGCATGAATTATGTCGCTCAAAATGATAGTAAGACCAACAATATAAATCTGCTGTCTTTGCGGGGATCTCAAGAATTCGATACATATGCCAACGCACGGCATGGTTCTTTCTTTGTTGATCTCCAACCACCTGGTAAAACAAAGAATAGGGGATGGAATACACCCGTGAGTTCCATCCTGCCTCCTCATGGCCATGCTTCTAGGGACAAGA
It encodes:
- the LOC140841986 gene encoding uncharacterized protein; the encoded protein is MKRTTYYEAVAQVLDQWPIKKALTYSDVDITHPFLTLSRQQVEAHIVVYMTPQQEEHLRAEGQVNFNAQDDDTGEMYVMKLKWRGSYYNLIGKWGKVVRGKGLEVGQEIKLGWFNGCLHFSVPQQQIVTAPPIRAVTTHMMQDHWPIKKVLTPSDVDPNHPFLPLPRKSVEDHILMHWTPEERDSLRKVEQVSITARDYDTGDAHDMKLKWRGNYYNLIGKWANIIRHKGLGVGQEIRIRWVNNCLYFSVPEERYVPASSGHDIWPVKKALTLSDVDTNHPFLTLPGKAVEDHILFYWTPQAREQLRNEHQVGINARDDDTGDLYVMKLKWRGSYYNLIGKWGKIIREKGLQVGREIRVRWDNGCLIFSVPQ